One segment of Salvelinus alpinus chromosome 1, SLU_Salpinus.1, whole genome shotgun sequence DNA contains the following:
- the LOC139543193 gene encoding heat shock 70 kDa protein-like, with product MVQDADKYKAEDDTQREKMAAKNSLESYAFNMKSSMEDDNMRGKISEEDKKKVVDTCDQAISWLENNQLADKEEYEHQLKELEKVCQPINTKLY from the coding sequence ATGGTGCAGGATGCAGACAAATACAAAGCTGAGGACgacacacagagggagaagaTGGCAGCCAAGAACTCCCTGGAGTCGTATGCCTTCAATATGAAGAGCAGCATGGAGGATGACAACATGAGAGGCAAGATCAGCGAGGAGGACAAGAAGAAAGTGGTGGACACATGCGACCAGGCCATTTCCTGGTTGGAAAACAACCAGCTTGCAGACAAAGAGGAGTATGAGCATCAGCTGAAGGAGCTGGAGAAAGTGTGCCAACCTATCAATACCAAGCTATACTAG